From Varibaculum massiliense, a single genomic window includes:
- the coaE gene encoding dephospho-CoA kinase (Dephospho-CoA kinase (CoaE) performs the final step in coenzyme A biosynthesis.), translated as MSELLIYRNPDRGARWAAASPTNALSVAVTGGIGSGKSTTVHTLKALGAKTCSADELAGQALIDLAPDIAHAFDHPEWETGVDRSALAAIVFNNPDARRLLESITHPYISFLSDRFFASLTPGDIGIYDIPLLAENPNARAFDVIVAVSAPLKQRHQRLFQRSGLEPEQVDARIAAQASEEQRRAIANFELVNNTTREDLRRTIASELWPELRRLVDGNSA; from the coding sequence GTGAGTGAACTATTGATTTACCGCAACCCGGATCGGGGAGCGCGTTGGGCGGCAGCTTCACCTACGAACGCCCTCTCAGTGGCGGTAACTGGTGGGATTGGCTCCGGTAAATCCACCACTGTACACACTTTAAAAGCCCTAGGCGCCAAAACTTGCAGCGCCGATGAACTGGCGGGTCAAGCTCTAATAGATTTAGCTCCCGATATTGCCCACGCGTTTGACCATCCCGAATGGGAAACCGGGGTTGACCGCAGCGCCCTCGCCGCAATCGTCTTTAATAATCCCGATGCCCGCCGCCTCCTAGAATCCATAACCCACCCCTATATCTCGTTTCTTTCTGACCGTTTCTTTGCTTCCCTTACTCCTGGAGATATCGGCATTTACGATATTCCGTTGCTAGCGGAGAATCCGAACGCGCGCGCCTTTGACGTGATCGTGGCAGTCAGCGCGCCCCTTAAGCAGCGTCACCAGCGCCTGTTTCAGCGCTCTGGCTTAGAACCCGAACAAGTAGATGCCCGGATTGCAGCGCAAGCCAGTGAGGAACAACGCCGCGCGATTGCCAACTTTGAGTTGGTCAATAACACTACCCGCGAAGATTTGCGCCGCACCATCGCCTCGGAGCTGTGGCCGGAGCTGCGGCGCCTGGTCGATGGCAACAGCGCGTAG